One segment of Geminicoccaceae bacterium DNA contains the following:
- the cobI gene encoding precorrin-2 C(20)-methyltransferase: MSGTLYGVGVGPGDPELVTRKAWRLIERARIIAYPAPDSGRSFARSIVAGAIAADAREIPMIVPMRAERFPAQDVYAEAAHEIDRVLDHGEDVVVLCEGDPFFYGSFMYLFNKLSPRHRCEIVPGVSSVMAVAAALQRPISGRNDVLTVIPATLDEEELERRITDAQAVAIMKLGRHMPKVRKILERLGLAGRTAYAAHASLPTQELATLADAPDDPPYFSMLLLYKGNDPWLS; encoded by the coding sequence GTGAGTGGAACCCTTTACGGCGTCGGCGTCGGCCCCGGCGATCCCGAACTGGTGACCCGCAAGGCATGGCGGCTGATCGAACGGGCCCGCATCATCGCCTATCCGGCGCCCGATTCGGGACGCAGCTTCGCCCGTTCCATCGTGGCCGGGGCCATCGCCGCCGATGCGCGCGAGATCCCGATGATCGTGCCCATGCGCGCGGAGCGTTTCCCCGCGCAGGACGTCTACGCGGAGGCCGCGCACGAGATCGACCGGGTCCTCGACCATGGCGAGGATGTCGTCGTCCTGTGCGAGGGCGACCCGTTCTTCTACGGCTCGTTCATGTATCTCTTCAACAAGCTCTCGCCCCGTCACCGTTGTGAGATCGTGCCGGGCGTCTCCTCGGTCATGGCCGTCGCCGCCGCCCTCCAGCGCCCGATTTCCGGCCGCAATGACGTGCTGACGGTGATTCCCGCCACGCTCGACGAAGAGGAGCTCGAACGGCGCATCACCGATGCCCAGGCGGTGGCCATCATGAAGCTCGGGCGACACATGCCCAAGGTGAGGAAAATCCTCGAACGGCTCGGGCTGGCCGGGCGCACGGCCTATGCCGCCCATGCCTCGCTGCCCACGCAGGAGCTCGCCACCCTCGCCGACGCTCCCGACGATCCGCCCTATTTTTCCATGTTGCTGCTGTACAAGGGAAACGACCCATGGCTGAGCTAA
- the cbiE gene encoding precorrin-6y C5,15-methyltransferase (decarboxylating) subunit CbiE — protein sequence MNTPWLDIIGIGESGVDSLSPAARTLLENAEVILGGDRHHDLSPDIRAERLSWPSPFDAMIETIRGFRGRRAVILVTGDPLWFSVGARIVRALGPEAITFHPQLSAFQYAACRMGWSLADLDTLTLHGRPVEHIIPCLQPGARIIALTRDHTTPGLVAGLLTERGFGRSRMTALAHLGGSDERRFDGPACDFAHDVPDFHVLAIECRLDEGRRWFPRHGGLPDEAFAHDGRMTKRELRAIALAKLAPRRGALLWDIGCGCGSVAIEWMRGAPDARAIGLEPRADRRALAARNALALGTPRLDLRDSHAPDGLEDLPAPDSVFIGGGLGPATIDHALRVLKPHGRLVAHAVTLESEAILLDFHSRSGGELMRLSVARAEPVGSMHGWRPLMPVTQWSLERS from the coding sequence ATGAACACGCCCTGGCTCGACATCATCGGCATCGGCGAGAGCGGCGTGGACAGCCTTTCGCCTGCCGCCCGCACCCTGCTGGAGAACGCCGAGGTCATCCTCGGCGGCGACCGCCATCACGACCTGTCGCCGGACATCCGCGCCGAACGCCTGAGCTGGCCCTCGCCCTTCGATGCGATGATCGAGACCATCCGCGGCTTTCGCGGCCGGCGCGCGGTCATCCTCGTCACCGGCGATCCCCTGTGGTTCTCGGTGGGCGCGCGCATCGTCCGCGCGCTCGGACCGGAGGCGATCACCTTCCATCCCCAGCTTTCCGCCTTCCAGTACGCCGCCTGCCGCATGGGCTGGTCGCTGGCTGACCTCGATACCCTGACCCTGCACGGCCGCCCTGTGGAGCACATCATTCCCTGCCTGCAACCCGGGGCCCGTATCATAGCGCTGACCCGCGACCACACGACGCCGGGACTGGTGGCGGGCCTGCTGACCGAGCGGGGTTTCGGCCGGAGCCGCATGACCGCGCTGGCCCATCTGGGCGGAAGCGACGAGCGGCGGTTCGACGGACCTGCCTGCGATTTCGCCCATGACGTGCCGGATTTCCATGTGCTGGCCATCGAATGCCGGCTGGACGAGGGACGACGCTGGTTTCCCCGCCATGGCGGCCTGCCGGACGAGGCATTCGCCCATGACGGCAGGATGACCAAGCGCGAGCTGCGCGCCATCGCCCTGGCCAAGCTGGCCCCGCGGCGGGGTGCCCTGCTCTGGGATATCGGCTGCGGCTGCGGTTCGGTGGCCATCGAATGGATGCGCGGCGCTCCCGATGCCCGGGCCATCGGTCTCGAACCGCGGGCCGACCGGCGCGCGCTCGCCGCACGCAATGCCCTGGCGCTGGGCACGCCCCGGCTCGACCTGCGTGATTCTCACGCGCCTGACGGGCTTGAAGACCTTCCCGCACCGGATTCCGTCTTCATTGGCGGAGGACTGGGTCCGGCCACCATCGACCACGCCCTTCGCGTCCTGAAGCCGCATGGACGCCTTGTCGCGCATGCCGTGACGCTGGAGAGCGAAGCCATCCTGCTTGATTTTCACAGTCGATCCGGCGGTGAACTGATGCGCCTGTCGGTGGCCCGCGCCGAACCGGTCGGCTCGATGCATGGCTGGCGCCCCCTGATGCCCGTCACCCAGTGGAGCCTTGAACGATCGTGA
- a CDS encoding precorrin-8X methylmutase: MPFAYERDPRNIYRQSFATIRGEARLDGLPSSLQPVAIRMMHACGMTDLVDDLRFSDDLVERASVALTAGATILCDAHMVEYGIIPSLLPAASRIHCGIRDPLLEEKAERIGNTRSAAAVESWHDHLAGAVVVIGNAPTALFHLLELIDDGWPSPEVIIGLPVGFVGAAESKAALACNSRGCAYLTLLGRRGGSAMAAAAINALAASLKQAS, encoded by the coding sequence ATGCCGTTCGCCTATGAACGCGATCCGCGGAACATCTATCGCCAGTCCTTCGCGACGATCCGCGGCGAGGCCCGGCTCGACGGCCTGCCGTCCTCGCTGCAACCGGTGGCCATCCGCATGATGCACGCCTGCGGAATGACCGATCTCGTCGACGATCTCCGCTTTTCGGACGATCTCGTCGAGCGGGCATCGGTCGCCCTGACGGCGGGCGCGACGATCCTGTGCGATGCGCACATGGTGGAATATGGCATCATTCCGTCCCTGTTGCCGGCCGCCAGCCGGATCCATTGCGGCATTCGCGACCCTCTCCTCGAAGAGAAGGCCGAGCGGATCGGCAATACCCGTTCGGCAGCGGCCGTCGAGAGCTGGCATGACCACCTCGCGGGGGCTGTCGTCGTCATTGGGAATGCCCCGACGGCATTGTTCCATCTTCTGGAACTGATCGACGACGGCTGGCCTTCGCCGGAAGTCATCATCGGCCTTCCGGTGGGATTCGTCGGAGCGGCAGAGTCCAAGGCCGCTCTCGCGTGCAATTCCCGCGGATGCGCGTATCTCACGCTTCTCGGTCGCCGTGGTGGCTCCGCCATGGCCGCCGCCGCCATCAACGCGCTCGCCGCCAGCCTGAAGCAAGCCTCATGA
- a CDS encoding sirohydrochlorin chelatase — translation MGKIGVMVCGHGSRSNAAVEEFAQVAAALRGRLPDWPVEHGYLEFANPVIRDGLDRLREQGCERILAIPGMLFAAGHAKNDIPSVLNTYAATHGLRIDYGRELAVDLKMLEAAGARVREAVERGNAEHGELPLSETCLVVIGRGASDPDANSNVAKMARMLWEGMGFGWCETGFSGVTFPLVEPCLQRVTMLGYRRIIVFPYFLFTGVLIDRIYGFTSMVAADHPELQFVKAGYLNDHPLVIDTFVERVHEILDGNNAMNCAMCKYRTRMLGFEAEVGAPQESHHHHVEGQGAAAPGCTVETCELCDTFCTGACRLTDHHHGGDHHHHGDGDHGHHHHHGDHHHHGDGGHGHHHHAHDHHHAPYPHADHPLGPKSVLGSKGRKSFGAE, via the coding sequence ATGGGCAAGATCGGCGTCATGGTCTGCGGCCACGGCTCGCGTTCGAACGCGGCTGTCGAGGAATTCGCGCAAGTGGCGGCGGCCCTGCGCGGGCGCCTGCCCGACTGGCCGGTGGAACACGGCTATCTCGAATTTGCCAATCCCGTCATCCGCGACGGTCTCGACAGGTTGCGCGAGCAGGGTTGCGAGCGCATCCTGGCCATACCCGGCATGCTGTTCGCCGCCGGCCACGCCAAGAACGACATTCCATCGGTGCTCAACACCTATGCTGCCACCCACGGCCTGCGCATCGATTACGGCCGCGAGCTGGCCGTCGACCTGAAGATGCTGGAGGCCGCCGGCGCCAGGGTGCGAGAGGCGGTGGAACGCGGCAATGCCGAACATGGCGAGCTGCCGCTCTCCGAGACCTGCCTCGTCGTCATCGGCCGCGGCGCCTCGGACCCCGATGCCAATTCCAACGTCGCCAAGATGGCGCGCATGTTGTGGGAAGGCATGGGCTTCGGCTGGTGCGAAACGGGCTTTTCCGGCGTCACCTTCCCGCTGGTCGAACCCTGCCTGCAACGGGTGACCATGCTCGGCTACCGGCGGATCATCGTGTTTCCCTACTTTCTTTTCACCGGCGTGCTGATCGACCGCATCTACGGTTTCACCAGCATGGTCGCGGCCGACCATCCCGAACTGCAGTTCGTCAAGGCGGGCTATCTCAACGACCATCCGCTGGTGATCGACACCTTCGTCGAACGCGTGCACGAGATCCTCGATGGCAACAACGCCATGAACTGCGCGATGTGCAAGTACCGGACCCGGATGCTGGGCTTCGAAGCCGAGGTCGGCGCACCGCAGGAAAGCCACCACCATCATGTCGAGGGACAGGGTGCGGCCGCGCCCGGTTGCACGGTCGAGACCTGCGAGCTGTGCGACACGTTCTGCACCGGCGCCTGCCGCCTGACGGATCATCACCATGGCGGCGATCATCACCATCATGGGGACGGCGACCACGGGCATCACCACCACCATGGCGATCATCACCATCACGGGGACGGCGGCCACGGGCATCACCACCATGCGCATGACCACCATCACGCTCCCTACCCGCATGCCGATCATCCCCTCGGACCGAAGAGCGTCCTCGGCAGCAAGGGGAGAAAGTCGTTTGGAGCGGAATGA
- a CDS encoding DUF1636 domain-containing protein, protein MRARLIVCDTCRYSAEEKLSPDGLTGGGILAGHIEALAGSGGSIAVFRHSCLMGCEHACNVALSQKGKFTYVLGGFRPDTEAAEAIVDFARKYAASGSGQVPYRTWPQGVKGHFISRVPDLSGEDVPTGGGGVG, encoded by the coding sequence ATGAGGGCAAGGTTGATCGTTTGCGACACGTGCCGCTATTCGGCGGAGGAGAAGCTGTCCCCCGACGGTCTGACCGGAGGCGGGATCCTCGCCGGGCATATCGAGGCTCTGGCAGGCTCCGGCGGCAGTATCGCCGTCTTCCGCCATTCCTGCCTGATGGGCTGCGAGCATGCCTGCAATGTCGCCTTGAGCCAGAAGGGGAAATTCACCTATGTGCTGGGCGGTTTCAGGCCGGATACCGAAGCGGCGGAGGCGATCGTGGACTTTGCCCGCAAATATGCGGCGAGCGGGTCTGGCCAGGTGCCCTACCGGACATGGCCGCAGGGAGTGAAGGGACATTTCATCTCGCGGGTGCCGGACCTGTCGGGCGAGGACGTCCCGACCGGCGGCGGAGGCGTCGGGTGA
- the cobU gene encoding bifunctional adenosylcobinamide kinase/adenosylcobinamide-phosphate guanylyltransferase, translated as MLRFRRTAFVIGGARSGKSRFAQELVEARPGRWVYLATADRRDDGEMLDRIAAHRAGRGERWRTVEEPLALADALLRAAGDEVVLVDCLTLWLSNLMERGRAVEDATRALADAIARSRAALVLVSNEVGQGIVPVNPLARRFRDDAGRLHQSVAAVVDDVFLVTAGLPLRLKPARDDD; from the coding sequence ATGCTGCGTTTCCGGCGAACGGCGTTCGTCATCGGCGGCGCACGGTCCGGCAAGAGCCGTTTCGCGCAGGAGCTGGTGGAGGCGCGGCCCGGCCGCTGGGTCTATCTGGCCACGGCCGATCGGCGTGACGACGGCGAGATGCTCGACCGTATTGCCGCGCATCGCGCCGGCCGGGGCGAGCGCTGGCGGACCGTCGAGGAGCCGCTTGCTTTGGCGGACGCGCTGCTGCGGGCGGCCGGCGACGAGGTGGTGCTGGTGGATTGCCTGACGCTGTGGCTGTCCAACCTCATGGAGCGCGGCCGTGCGGTGGAGGATGCCACGCGCGCCCTGGCCGATGCCATCGCCCGCAGCCGGGCAGCCCTCGTTCTCGTCAGCAACGAGGTCGGGCAGGGAATCGTTCCGGTCAATCCGCTGGCAAGGCGTTTTCGCGACGATGCGGGACGCCTCCACCAAAGCGTTGCCGCCGTTGTCGACGATGTCTTCCTCGTGACGGCGGGCCTGCCGTTGCGCCTGAAACCCGCAAGAGATGATGACTGA
- the cobT gene encoding nicotinate-nucleotide--dimethylbenzimidazole phosphoribosyltransferase, whose product MSQPVRATAHADAYAAARARQNQLTKPPGALGRLEDLACWLAGWQGREKPSLDRIVALVFAGNHGVCERGVAPFPQAVTAQMVANFEAGGAAINQLCRTYGADLQVIPLELDRPTGDISRGPAMTADECARAMQAGADAVPGSADLLLLGEMGIGNTTIGAALAAALLGGAGRDWVGPGTGLDDAGVRRKASVVDEALALHRDHLGDPQEVLRRLGGREQAAMTGAILEARRRSIPVMLDGFICCASALVALRMDERGLDHCQVAHRSGEPGHARMVEAMGFAPILDLGMRLGEGSGAAMALGVLRGAVACHNGMATFADAGVAGQG is encoded by the coding sequence ATGTCCCAGCCCGTACGTGCCACGGCTCATGCCGACGCCTATGCTGCCGCCCGCGCTCGGCAGAACCAACTGACGAAGCCGCCGGGGGCGCTCGGGCGGCTGGAGGACCTTGCCTGCTGGCTGGCGGGCTGGCAGGGGCGGGAGAAGCCCTCCCTGGACCGGATCGTCGCCCTTGTCTTCGCCGGCAACCATGGTGTGTGCGAGCGCGGTGTCGCGCCTTTCCCGCAAGCGGTGACGGCGCAGATGGTCGCCAATTTCGAGGCGGGTGGAGCGGCGATCAACCAGCTCTGCAGGACCTATGGCGCCGATCTGCAGGTCATTCCGCTCGAACTCGACCGGCCCACGGGCGACATCTCGCGCGGTCCCGCCATGACGGCGGACGAATGCGCCCGGGCCATGCAGGCCGGTGCCGATGCGGTGCCGGGCAGTGCGGACCTGCTGCTGCTGGGCGAGATGGGCATCGGCAACACCACCATCGGTGCGGCGCTGGCCGCGGCCCTGCTGGGCGGAGCCGGCAGGGACTGGGTCGGGCCCGGAACGGGGCTCGACGACGCCGGGGTCCGCCGGAAGGCTTCCGTTGTCGACGAGGCTTTGGCGCTCCACCGCGATCACCTGGGCGATCCGCAGGAGGTGCTGCGACGGCTGGGCGGACGCGAGCAGGCGGCGATGACAGGGGCCATTCTCGAAGCCCGCCGGCGGTCGATCCCGGTGATGCTGGACGGTTTCATCTGCTGTGCCTCGGCCCTTGTCGCGCTGCGCATGGACGAGCGCGGGCTCGACCATTGCCAGGTCGCGCACCGTTCGGGCGAGCCCGGTCATGCGCGGATGGTGGAGGCCATGGGGTTCGCTCCGATCCTCGATCTGGGCATGAGGCTGGGCGAGGGCAGCGGTGCTGCGATGGCGCTCGGTGTTCTCCGGGGAGCCGTCGCCTGCCACAACGGCATGGCGACCTTCGCCGATGCGGGCGTGGCCGGGCAGGGCTGA
- the cobS gene encoding adenosylcobinamide-GDP ribazoletransferase, with the protein MLLTRLPAGRGEVRVMPAASVWAFPLVGLAVGAIAVLCMLAAALFLPVSTALLLAMIAGLLVTGALHEDGLADLADGFGGGRDREAKLAIMRDSRIGSYGVLALVMAMALRFVLLAGLEPAMLVRGWIVAAAVSRAAMVGLLWRMKPARADGLGRSVEAPTAGRVMAAVAIAMAAALLLMGIGGLIMGIFAVFGVSFMRLWANRQIGGYTGDVLGATQVITELAALAAAVAWTGGR; encoded by the coding sequence ATGCTGCTGACGCGATTGCCGGCGGGTCGTGGCGAGGTCCGGGTGATGCCGGCGGCATCGGTCTGGGCCTTCCCGCTGGTCGGCCTGGCGGTGGGGGCGATCGCTGTCCTGTGCATGCTGGCGGCGGCGCTGTTCCTGCCGGTTTCCACAGCGCTGCTGCTGGCAATGATCGCCGGCCTGCTGGTGACGGGAGCACTGCACGAGGACGGGCTCGCCGACCTTGCCGACGGCTTCGGCGGCGGTCGGGACCGCGAGGCGAAGCTCGCCATCATGCGCGACAGCCGGATCGGCAGCTATGGCGTGCTGGCACTCGTCATGGCGATGGCCCTGCGCTTCGTCCTGCTGGCCGGCCTCGAACCGGCGATGCTGGTGCGCGGTTGGATTGTCGCTGCGGCGGTCAGCCGTGCGGCCATGGTGGGGCTGCTGTGGCGCATGAAGCCCGCGCGCGCCGACGGTCTCGGCCGCAGTGTCGAGGCACCGACGGCCGGGCGGGTGATGGCGGCGGTCGCGATTGCCATGGCCGCTGCCTTGCTCCTGATGGGAATTGGCGGATTGATCATGGGTATTTTCGCCGTATTTGGCGTGTCTTTCATGCGTCTATGGGCAAATCGCCAGATAGGCGGCTATACGGGTGATGTCCTGGGGGCAACGCAGGTGATAACCGAGCTGGCCGCGCTGGCGGCAGCCGTGGCATGGACAGGTGGCCGATGA